One Pseudomonadota bacterium genomic window carries:
- a CDS encoding alpha/beta hydrolase has protein sequence MVGTQKHAIDLPDGRRLGYAEYGRRGGHRLFYFHGLPASRLEAAFLDPVARRRGVHVVSVDRPGFGLSDPAPLRSLRSFGHDVAALALQLGIGRFGVLGVSAGGPYALACAFQIPALLCAVGVVGGLGPVYEDWAVAGMRWHARLAFRLARQAPWLLWPVHGALVGNFMRFCPGLTHRLVVAAAPMADSRVLRRPEIRAPLIASLRESMRQGPGGALQDLRLLARPWGFRLQDIAIPIDLWHGEDDLVVPPEHSRHQAAALPRSRMRFLPAEGHFSLPVEHMDEILGTLTGGG, from the coding sequence TTGGTCGGGACCCAGAAGCACGCGATAGATCTCCCGGATGGGCGCCGGCTCGGTTACGCGGAGTATGGCCGGAGGGGCGGACACCGGCTCTTCTATTTTCACGGGCTGCCGGCCTCCCGATTGGAAGCGGCGTTCCTGGACCCGGTGGCGCGCCGGCGCGGGGTCCACGTGGTGTCCGTGGACCGACCCGGCTTCGGGCTGTCCGACCCCGCACCGCTACGTAGCCTCAGGTCCTTTGGGCACGATGTCGCCGCACTGGCGCTGCAACTCGGGATCGGGCGTTTCGGGGTGCTCGGGGTCTCGGCCGGCGGCCCTTATGCCTTGGCCTGCGCCTTTCAGATCCCCGCGCTTCTCTGCGCGGTCGGGGTCGTCGGAGGACTCGGGCCGGTGTATGAAGACTGGGCCGTGGCCGGCATGCGCTGGCATGCGCGGCTCGCCTTCCGCTTGGCGCGCCAGGCCCCCTGGCTCCTGTGGCCCGTGCATGGCGCGCTGGTCGGAAACTTCATGCGCTTCTGCCCGGGACTCACGCACCGGCTAGTCGTCGCCGCCGCCCCGATGGCGGACAGCCGGGTATTACGGCGCCCCGAGATCCGCGCGCCCCTCATCGCCTCGCTGCGCGAGTCCATGCGCCAGGGCCCGGGCGGTGCCTTGCAGGACCTCAGGCTCTTGGCCCGGCCCTGGGGTTTTCGCTTGCAGGACATCGCGATCCCGATCGACCTATGGCACGGCGAGGATGACCTCGTGGTCCCGCCGGAGCACAGCCGCCATCAAGCGGCGGCGCTGCCACGCTCGCGCATGCGGTTCCTGCCCGCCGAGGGACACTTCTCGCTCCCCGTCGAGCACATGGACGAGATCCTGGGCACGTTGACCGGCGGAGGATGA